The genomic interval ttttttttaacaattttatctAATTCTTTTAATCACACACAATCTAAAATTTCCCAAAATCTTTGTATAAAAGAGTTCATAAGCtgcataaataataattcaatcgTCCAATGCCTCTCTATAAACATCACGTATACACAAATTGAGACACACACGCATAACTGCCCCCGGCCCCCCTCTCTCTCCCCTTCTTTCTCTTGACAAACAAACATAACATGAGCAACAAGAACAGGAGTAGGGGCGGCGACGACGGTGGGTTTAGGGTTACGATCCCAGCCCACGTACGCCCCTTAATACAGAGCATAAGGGAGACAACGGGCAAGCAGCACGGTGATGAAGAGATCTATTCTGTTCTTCAGGATTGCTCAATGGATCCCAATGAGACCGCCCAAAAGCTCCTCTATTTAGGTATATAAATACATCCATACGAGACTTTTACGTCAGGGTTTTGTGTGAATGTATTTcctttttgtgtttttcttataaagttttgttttttattttgtttcttgcatTTGGTTACTGTGCAAAAGGTTCACTATTTAGCTGTTTTTCTATATGCATTGGGGTTTTATGCGAAGATTAATGAGTTTCATATGTGGGTTTTGTGTGTTGATGCAGTGGATTGAGGCCTTTTTGCAATTGGGAATTGTGGAAAAAGTTGGTGTATTTTAGTGTTATGTATGCATATGTGTACTCGAGTGTGTATTATTGGAGTTTCAGTTTACATGAATGCATTGTGTATTTAGGTTGAATGCATTGTGCATTTAGGGTTTCTCTGTTTTGTAAATTAGAATGTTTAGCAATTTGTATATTGAGTTTACTCATTGTCTTACAACAGATTGTATAGTTCTCTTTTTATAGTTGGATATGATCAGTTTATTGTTGTCCTCGGCAGATACATTTCATGAGGTGAAGAAGAAACGGGATCGGAAGAAGGAGGTAGAATTCTTATTCCATTTGATgggtgaaaagaaaaatttaggaTTGATAGTAACATTATTTGGACAAAACTCTTGCTATCTTTTGTGGAaagattatatttaatttactgcCTCTTGAAACTAATTGATCATTTCTGTTCCCATCAGCTTTAATGTTCCCATTGATTCTAAGCATGGATGGTATTTGCTgtcatttgaatttgatatgtTTAACCTATTTGgttatttaatgaatttgaaatgagcaGGCCAATTCCAGTTATACCCTGCTATCTAGATCATCTTGTTGCATGTGTTCTTCTGTGGTGCAGCGTCTATataatattcttctttttcgtGCACTTATTATTCCAGGGACAAGGAGCTAGAGGTGGTCGGGGAATCTATTATTCCAATCATTCATCTTCTGGTAGATTTCTACTTCTTATTTCAAAGGTTTTGAAATGtgttgtatttgttttttactATACGTTCTTTAGTTAGTTGACCCTTTTCACACGCCTAAATTTAGAATTCTAGTTGTTGTATATGCTTTGTTTCCTTGAAGGACAAGAATGCCGGTGCCTCATCTTGATGCTTTGTCGTCCATGTTAGTTGATATGATTCATGTTGGATTTCATGGACATCATGATTTCCGAGAGCATTATTTTTCCAATTCGTGTTTAGTGTTGGTATTACTCATTTGCGTCTCTAGCAACCTTAACCCCGTCCACCCTTATTCAGTGTTTTGTTAGATTTTTAATCTCTTTTTAGAACTGTAAAATGCTGTTTCTGGTATAATTGTCTccagaaaattaataaacttctTTACAAATGCTCTTCTCAGTTGCTGGCGGCGGAAGGAATGCCGCTTCTCGGAGGGAAAATGGAGTTAATCACCTCACAGAGAGAGGTGCAATTCCacggaaaacaaaaattaatgcagTGTCTCATGGGACAAAGTAATTATAAAaccaaatttcattataaatGCTATTTTCTACAACCCCTCTTGAAAAATGTGtttaacttataaaatttgtatttgtttcAACTGATTTACAGAGCTTCAATTGCCATGCCCAATGGCTCTTCAAGTCTATCCAACGGAAGCCTTAATAACGGGCACGACCCTCAATTAATTGTGGATGGTATGGTTCCTGAACCTCAAAATAGTACAGCTGTTGATGCAAAAAAGTTCGGGACTAAACCACTGCCGCCCACTCCTACCTTTGCCTCAATCATTGGAGTTGCGCCGGAAAAGTCCATGTCGAGTTCTAGTCACCTTCCTACTTCTACCAGTTCATCATCTGTATCTGGGGTCTATTCCTCGGCTTCAGATCCTGTTCTGGCATCACCCGTGTCCTGGAATGCTGGTGCTGTGGGCACGATAGTACGTGAAGTAGGGAGCAATCGGAAAGCTGCTGAACCAAACCATATTCAAGGAAACAAAGATGATTCTTATGATGTGGACAAGGAGTCATCCAAGAGTGAAAAGAAAGCCTCAAACACTCCAAAATCTATCCAAAAAAAGATTGATAGCAATTCAGAGGAAGTGGAAAAGAATCAGCTGTCCCAAGAGTCTTTATCCTTATCAACCTTAGACGGTACTTTGTCAGTCCATTCTTCTGTCAATGATAGCCTGCCAGCACAAGAATCCATTGCACTTCCTAAAGGTATAGTCCTCAATTTCTCTCAAAAATGAATCAGACTGCAGAAGAAAAGGAATTATTTcgatttccttttctttctagtatagtattttatcatttacaGATTCATGCTATGGAATGTTATTCTGttgtttgtttgttgcttCAAAAGTTCATTCTTTCATATTGCTTATGCACTAAAACAGTGGTAACTTCAGCTGATGCGAGTGTTGCAATTAAAGCCAATCCTCAGTTGCTTCCTGAGTCAACTGTTTCTGATAATCAGCATGTTACTTTTCCTAATCACTTCAAATTCTCTGAAGCTGTAAAAAATGGGCTGACTTTTGGAAGCATTGATGCTTCTTTTGGATTAGCAACAAAGTATGTCAATGGCACCAGTGGTGAGATAAACTCTGTGGCTGCCATTGAATATTCTTGTGGGAGTGATGAAACCGCTGAGGAGTCTTCTACGAGGTTGGTGAATGCTGAACTATTTTTGGATGCTTTATATTAGTTTCTCATACTCTACTTGACTACTGCTAAATGATTTAACTGTATTCTGTCATCTAAAACTGGTTTCCAGAAATTGGTTCACATCGATTCAAATTTATCTTCTGCTTATTCCAGTCACTATATGCAGATCATAGGATGAATATTGATTGATCCCAATAAAGCCTTATCAACTGCATGTTTGATTGTTTGGGACCTTTTTGCAGCAGTCAAAGTGTTCCCTCAACTACTCAAGGGGAAACTCTTGATCATCCACAGACTCCCCCACTTGTTGATAAAGTCCCTTCAACAGTTGGTGATGTGCAAATAGGCACAGAATTGAAGCATGACGAGTCAAAGCAGGAAATGCCTTTGCTTCCAGAAGGCCAACAAAAATCCACTGTTCTAAGTGTTGCAAACTATAGTTATGGTTTCGTGTTACCCTCGCCTGGGAGCCACCTTGTACAAATGGAAGGACTTGAGGCTCATGCATGTGATGCTTCTCTTGATTCAAACTTTGCTGTAAGGCCCTGTCCCACTTCTGTATTTGGTGTTCTTCTACTGTGTTTCTCTAAgtctattttttcttaatcatCATGATTTtgtactttctttttttatttttggtgtcAACTGATGTAGATCATATGTATGCAACATGGCATTTTTTCTGTTAGAgacttttttgtttgattttttgggGACCCGATTTGCATGGAATCAAGAATTGGAGAAGTCTCAAAATATCCGATATAGCCTTCAGGATGCAGGATCTTAACTGAATGTTGACTTGGTTTGTTTAGGACCTTAAGAAATGCTACATTTtctttaagaataaattactGCATAAAGTTCACAAGTTTACATTGCATGGAACAAGATATCTCAAGGATGGAATTGATAGATATTTACTTTTGGTTGATAATATCATAGTTTTGATAGTTAAATTCTGTCGCTATTAGTGCCTTTTTACTCTGCACGGGGTAAGGCAGGTAATTCTGTTGGTTGCCCTTTCCCTACTTTCTGAAGCTGTTAGCTCTTCTGATACTTTCTTTGTTGAATGTACAGAATGGGAATTCCCTGGCACCTAGCTCAAGCCCGGCTCCATCTGTGCAGAGCTCTGTTGTTGCTCCTCCTCCGCCAGTTCAGATTTTCAGGCATCCTTTTCCAAGCTTCCTCCCTTATGGCCAGTACCTATCACCTTATTTTATGCCTCATCAGTTTTTGAGCCCCAATGGACTTCCTCAGCAGCCTTCAACTGGTAACTTGTATTTGCCGTCAGCAGCAGCTGCTGCTGGGGTCAAGTTTCCTCTTTCACAATTCAAGGCAGGAACTAATGCTGGAAACCCACCTCATATCGGTATTGCATCTGGCTATGGTTCATATGGTTCTTCCCCTGTTGGTGGTTTCAATCCTATTACTTCTGGGACCTCTGGGAAATCTGCTAGTAACGAGGATCTTGCAGCATCTCAATTGA from Citrus sinensis cultivar Valencia sweet orange chromosome 9, DVS_A1.0, whole genome shotgun sequence carries:
- the LOC102617674 gene encoding GBF-interacting protein 1 isoform X3 gives rise to the protein MSNKNRSRGGDDGGFRVTIPAHVRPLIQSIRETTGKQHGDEEIYSVLQDCSMDPNETAQKLLYLDTFHEVKKKRDRKKEGQGARGGRGIYYSNHSSSVAGGGRNAASRRENGVNHLTERGAIPRKTKINAVSHGTKASIAMPNGSSSLSNGSLNNGHDPQLIVDGMVPEPQNSTAVDAKKFGTKPLPPTPTFASIIGVAPEKSMSSSSHLPTSTSSSSVSGVYSSASDPVLASPVSWNAGAVGTIVREVGSNRKAAEPNHIQGNKDDSYDVDKESSKSEKKASNTPKSIQKKIDSNSEEVEKNQLSQESLSLSTLDGTLSVHSSVNDSLPAQESIALPKADASVAIKANPQLLPESTVSDNQHVTFPNHFKFSEAVKNGLTFGSIDASFGLATKYVNGTSGEINSVAAIEYSCGSDETAEESSTSSQSVPSTTQGETLDHPQTPPLVDKVPSTVGDVQIGTELKHDESKQEMPLLPEGQQKSTVLSVANYSYGFVLPSPGSHLVQMEGLEAHACDASLDSNFANGNSLAPSSSPAPSVQSSVVAPPPPVQIFRHPFPSFLPYGQYLSPYFMPHQFLSPNGLPQQPSTGNLYLPSAAAAAGVKFPLSQFKAGTNAGNPPHIGIASGYGSYGSSPVGGFNPITSGTSGKSASNEDLAASQLKDNHVYTTRPLSDGSVYITAPGQDLSNMQLNPLYNLTLQGQHIAFAPQTGHGAFPGVYQSAQTLAAPSNVNPLLQQTQAMTAAVDTMGPPSGAYQQPQLAQMNWNPSY
- the LOC102617674 gene encoding GBF-interacting protein 1 isoform X2, encoding MSNKNRSRGGDDGGFRVTIPAHVRPLIQSIRETTGKQHGDEEIYSVLQDCSMDPNETAQKLLYLDTFHEVKKKRDRKKEGQGARGGRGIYYSNHSSSVAGGGRNAASRRENGVNHLTERGAIPRKTKINAVSHGTKASIAMPNGSSSLSNGSLNNGHDPQLIVDGMVPEPQNSTAVDAKKFGTKPLPPTPTFASIIGVAPEKSMSSSSHLPTSTSSSSVSGVYSSASDPVLASPVSWNAGAVGTIVREVGSNRKAAEPNHIQGNKDDSYDVDKESSKSEKKASNTPKSIQKKIDSNSEEVEKNQLSQESLSLSTLDGTLSVHSSVNDSLPAQESIALPKVVTSADASVAIKANPQLLPESTVSDNQHVTFPNHFKFSEAVKNGLTFGSIDASFGLATKYVNGTSGEINSVAAIEYSCGSDETAEESSTSQSVPSTTQGETLDHPQTPPLVDKVPSTVGDVQIGTELKHDESKQEMPLLPEGQQKSTVLSVANYSYGFVLPSPGSHLVQMEGLEAHACDASLDSNFANGNSLAPSSSPAPSVQSSVVAPPPPVQIFRHPFPSFLPYGQYLSPYFMPHQFLSPNGLPQQPSTGNLYLPSAAAAAGVKFPLSQFKAGTNAGNPPHIGIASGYGSYGSSPVGGFNPITSGTSGKSASNEDLAASQLKDNHVYTTRPLSDGSVYITAPGQDLSNMQLNPLYNLTLQGQHIAFAPQTGHGAFPGVYQSAQTLAAPSNVNPLLQQTQAMTAAVDTMGPPSGAYQQPQLAQMNWNPSY
- the LOC102617674 gene encoding GBF-interacting protein 1 isoform X1, which codes for MSNKNRSRGGDDGGFRVTIPAHVRPLIQSIRETTGKQHGDEEIYSVLQDCSMDPNETAQKLLYLDTFHEVKKKRDRKKEGQGARGGRGIYYSNHSSSVAGGGRNAASRRENGVNHLTERGAIPRKTKINAVSHGTKASIAMPNGSSSLSNGSLNNGHDPQLIVDGMVPEPQNSTAVDAKKFGTKPLPPTPTFASIIGVAPEKSMSSSSHLPTSTSSSSVSGVYSSASDPVLASPVSWNAGAVGTIVREVGSNRKAAEPNHIQGNKDDSYDVDKESSKSEKKASNTPKSIQKKIDSNSEEVEKNQLSQESLSLSTLDGTLSVHSSVNDSLPAQESIALPKVVTSADASVAIKANPQLLPESTVSDNQHVTFPNHFKFSEAVKNGLTFGSIDASFGLATKYVNGTSGEINSVAAIEYSCGSDETAEESSTSSQSVPSTTQGETLDHPQTPPLVDKVPSTVGDVQIGTELKHDESKQEMPLLPEGQQKSTVLSVANYSYGFVLPSPGSHLVQMEGLEAHACDASLDSNFANGNSLAPSSSPAPSVQSSVVAPPPPVQIFRHPFPSFLPYGQYLSPYFMPHQFLSPNGLPQQPSTGNLYLPSAAAAAGVKFPLSQFKAGTNAGNPPHIGIASGYGSYGSSPVGGFNPITSGTSGKSASNEDLAASQLKDNHVYTTRPLSDGSVYITAPGQDLSNMQLNPLYNLTLQGQHIAFAPQTGHGAFPGVYQSAQTLAAPSNVNPLLQQTQAMTAAVDTMGPPSGAYQQPQLAQMNWNPSY